In Verrucomicrobiia bacterium, the following proteins share a genomic window:
- a CDS encoding DedA family protein, whose product MLKALTELITRLVEWYRGALVSGGYPLVGLLMAIESSILPVPSEAVIPPAAHLAYTGKIPLTLSGIVIAGMLGSWLGATAMYWAARLGGRPLLMRYGRYVLITPEKIEGAERWASHYGSVGILISRLMPVVRHLIGIPAGIVRMSYKAFSLYTLLGSGIWCSVLCYIGIKMGQDERLLRGEVKHVSLWLGGAVLVLGGMYYAFVHRHMKRDAKLPESTTAGGKLG is encoded by the coding sequence ATGCTCAAAGCCCTGACAGAGTTGATTACGCGGTTGGTGGAATGGTATCGAGGCGCCCTGGTGAGCGGCGGATACCCTTTAGTGGGCTTGCTGATGGCTATCGAGAGCTCGATTCTGCCTGTGCCAAGCGAGGCGGTCATCCCACCCGCTGCGCACCTGGCTTACACTGGAAAAATCCCACTCACTCTTAGCGGGATTGTGATTGCGGGCATGTTAGGGTCCTGGCTGGGCGCGACGGCGATGTATTGGGCAGCCCGGCTCGGTGGGCGTCCGCTCCTGATGCGTTACGGACGTTACGTCCTCATCACGCCTGAAAAAATTGAAGGAGCTGAACGTTGGGCATCGCACTATGGTTCGGTCGGAATCCTGATTTCCAGGCTGATGCCCGTGGTGCGCCACTTGATAGGCATTCCGGCAGGCATCGTGCGCATGAGCTATAAGGCCTTCTCGCTCTATACCCTGTTGGGTTCGGGGATTTGGTGCTCTGTGCTTTGTTATATTGGCATCAAAATGGGCCAGGATGAGCGCCTGTTGCGGGGCGAGGTCAAACACGTTTCACTCTGGCTCGGTGGAGCGGTTCTGGTGCTCGGGGGGATGTATTACGCCTTTGTGCATCGTCACATGAAACGCGACGCCAAGTTGCCGGAGTCCACGACAGCGGGCGGTAAACTGGGATAG
- the msrA gene encoding peptide-methionine (S)-S-oxide reductase MsrA: MQNSTNLTETATLGGGCFWCLEAIFQMLPGVKSIASGYAGGTKANPTYQEVCTGTTGHAEVIQIQFNPQLISYEKILDTFWDVHDPTTMNRQGPDSGTQYRSIILYNSEAQKVAAEKSKADAQKHFDQPIVTQIVPLKAFYKAEKYHQDYFRSNPNQPYCRAIIRPKVEKFEHKLQEAKP, translated from the coding sequence ATGCAAAACTCAACCAATCTGACCGAAACCGCCACGCTGGGCGGCGGTTGTTTCTGGTGTTTGGAGGCCATTTTCCAAATGCTGCCCGGAGTCAAATCCATCGCCAGCGGATATGCGGGAGGGACAAAGGCCAACCCGACTTATCAAGAGGTCTGCACCGGCACGACGGGCCACGCTGAGGTCATCCAGATTCAGTTCAATCCGCAGCTCATCAGTTACGAAAAAATACTCGATACTTTTTGGGATGTGCACGACCCCACCACGATGAATCGGCAAGGACCCGACTCAGGAACTCAGTACCGGTCCATCATTCTTTACAACAGCGAAGCTCAAAAGGTGGCAGCCGAAAAGTCAAAGGCGGATGCGCAAAAGCATTTTGACCAGCCGATTGTGACGCAGATCGTTCCACTCAAGGCCTTCTACAAAGCCGAGAAATACCATCAGGATTATTTCCGCAGCAACCCCAACCAGCCCTATTGCCGGGCTATCATCCGCCCGAAGGTCGAGAAGTTCGAGCACAAGCTTCAGGAAGCCAAGCCGTAG
- the alaS gene encoding alanine--tRNA ligase, whose amino-acid sequence MTSAQIRESFLDFFKSKGHTIVPSSSLMPDSPNLLFTNAGMNQFVPIFLAQRPPDVSQWPGAIPGSNTRAADTQKCIRAGGKHNDLEDVGLDTYHHTFFEMLGNWSFGDYFKREAIDWAWELVTGIWQFPKNRLYATVYSPDKSKSDPSVFDQEAYDIWAERFSAAGFDPKIHIVSGSKKDNFWMMGDTGPCGPCSEIHVDLTPQGDTKGRLVNQGAAECIEIWNLVFIQFNANPDGTFSPLPAKHVDTGMGFERVTSIIQNTRNFTDFNRVISNYETDIFRPLFDRIEKLSGEKYQSSLPGHGRSEQGSDLLAYARNPQLKIDIAFRVIADHIRALSFAIADGILPSNEGRGYVLRRILRRAVRYGRSLGFHEPFFYKLTTVLADTMGHVFPELRAKQEHIEEVIQREEEAFNKTLDNGIELFEKEVARLTASGARGGRAPQQGGGAQVSGAFAFRLYDEQGFPLDLTELMARERGLTVDVAGFNKFMEEQKARARSAQKKQVIELSQVETTTPTKFVGYDELESPGKVLEVLEIKDKTAVILDASPLYAEMGGQVGDTGELSSGAELWRISNTQKAGSAWLHFLGENGPQEARNANAPAIGSEATLTVDRPRRFAIQRHHTVTHLLHWALHEVVSPDAVQKGSYVGPEKLTFDFSSAPITTQQVADVEKLVNERILENAPVSWTEIPYAEAKSRKDIMQFFGEKYGERVRVVQIGGRTGALNGYSMELCGGTHTRATGEVGLFRIVAESAIAAGIRRIEAVSGLEAYRKASQELQLIKTLSGKVNSPVNELEKKIESLLAQQKELEKQLKAAQQKQAAEIARGLSAKAQTFGSTQAIIENLGTGDGDFLQAVADSLKSQFKGVVVLGSASNGAVALVATVSPELAKQVQAGKIIQAIAPIVGGKGGGRPDNARGGGKDSSKLNEALAKAGQLLHSP is encoded by the coding sequence ATGACGAGCGCCCAGATAAGAGAGTCTTTCCTCGATTTCTTCAAATCGAAGGGGCATACCATCGTGCCCTCGTCGAGTCTGATGCCCGATTCGCCCAATCTCCTGTTTACCAATGCGGGCATGAACCAGTTTGTCCCCATCTTTCTCGCCCAACGCCCGCCGGATGTGTCCCAATGGCCTGGCGCCATTCCGGGCAGCAACACCCGCGCAGCCGATACGCAGAAATGCATCCGGGCCGGTGGCAAACACAACGACTTGGAAGATGTCGGGCTCGACACCTATCACCACACCTTTTTCGAGATGCTGGGCAACTGGTCTTTTGGCGATTACTTCAAAAGAGAGGCCATTGATTGGGCCTGGGAACTGGTCACAGGGATTTGGCAATTTCCAAAGAACCGTCTCTATGCGACCGTCTATTCGCCGGATAAAAGCAAGAGCGACCCCAGCGTCTTTGACCAGGAGGCATATGATATCTGGGCCGAACGATTCAGTGCCGCAGGATTCGACCCCAAAATCCACATCGTCAGCGGCAGCAAGAAGGACAATTTCTGGATGATGGGCGATACCGGCCCGTGTGGGCCGTGCAGCGAAATCCATGTCGATCTCACCCCGCAAGGGGATACCAAAGGCCGGTTGGTCAACCAGGGCGCCGCCGAGTGCATCGAAATCTGGAACCTGGTCTTCATCCAATTCAATGCCAACCCGGATGGAACATTCTCGCCTCTGCCGGCCAAGCATGTCGATACCGGCATGGGTTTCGAGCGGGTCACCAGTATCATCCAAAACACGAGGAACTTTACCGATTTCAACCGGGTTATCTCGAATTACGAAACGGACATCTTCAGGCCGTTGTTCGACCGCATCGAGAAGTTAAGCGGGGAGAAATACCAAAGCTCGCTGCCCGGCCATGGACGCTCCGAACAAGGAAGCGATTTGCTCGCCTACGCGAGGAATCCTCAGCTTAAAATAGACATTGCCTTCCGTGTCATTGCCGACCACATCCGCGCGCTCAGCTTCGCTATTGCTGATGGCATTCTCCCCTCAAACGAGGGCCGTGGCTATGTGCTGCGCCGCATCCTGCGCCGCGCGGTGCGCTATGGCCGGTCGTTAGGTTTTCACGAGCCGTTCTTTTACAAGCTCACCACCGTCTTGGCCGACACGATGGGGCATGTCTTCCCCGAGTTGCGCGCCAAACAAGAGCATATTGAAGAAGTCATCCAGCGCGAGGAAGAGGCATTTAACAAAACGCTGGATAACGGCATCGAGCTGTTTGAAAAGGAAGTCGCGCGGCTCACGGCAAGCGGCGCTCGGGGCGGGCGCGCTCCCCAGCAAGGCGGCGGAGCGCAAGTTTCTGGCGCCTTCGCGTTCCGGCTCTATGACGAGCAGGGCTTCCCTCTTGATCTCACCGAGTTGATGGCCCGCGAGCGCGGCCTCACCGTCGATGTGGCAGGATTCAACAAGTTTATGGAAGAGCAAAAGGCGCGCGCCCGCTCCGCCCAGAAGAAACAAGTCATCGAACTTTCCCAGGTCGAAACGACCACGCCCACGAAGTTTGTCGGTTATGACGAATTGGAATCCCCCGGCAAGGTGCTTGAAGTGCTCGAGATAAAAGACAAAACCGCCGTCATCCTGGATGCATCCCCGCTTTATGCCGAGATGGGCGGTCAGGTCGGTGATACAGGCGAGCTTAGCTCCGGGGCTGAGCTTTGGCGAATTTCGAACACGCAAAAGGCCGGCAGCGCATGGTTGCATTTTCTCGGCGAAAATGGACCACAAGAGGCGCGCAATGCAAATGCGCCGGCCATTGGCTCGGAGGCGACACTGACCGTGGACCGCCCGCGCCGCTTTGCCATCCAACGCCACCACACCGTGACGCATCTTTTGCACTGGGCCCTGCACGAAGTCGTCAGCCCCGATGCAGTTCAAAAAGGCTCTTACGTCGGCCCTGAGAAACTCACGTTTGATTTCAGCAGCGCGCCGATAACTACTCAGCAAGTCGCCGATGTCGAAAAACTCGTCAATGAACGCATCCTGGAAAATGCGCCCGTAAGCTGGACGGAAATCCCTTATGCGGAGGCCAAGTCCCGCAAAGATATTATGCAGTTTTTCGGCGAGAAGTACGGCGAGCGGGTTCGGGTTGTCCAAATCGGCGGGCGGACAGGGGCGTTGAACGGTTATTCCATGGAACTGTGCGGCGGCACACATACCCGCGCCACGGGCGAGGTTGGCCTGTTTCGAATTGTTGCTGAATCCGCTATTGCAGCCGGCATCCGGCGCATCGAAGCGGTCTCCGGGCTGGAGGCCTATAGGAAAGCAAGCCAGGAATTGCAGCTTATCAAAACGCTCTCAGGCAAGGTCAATTCGCCCGTTAACGAGCTGGAAAAGAAAATCGAATCGCTGCTTGCCCAGCAAAAAGAATTGGAGAAACAACTCAAGGCTGCGCAACAAAAGCAAGCCGCCGAGATTGCGCGCGGCCTGAGCGCCAAAGCCCAGACCTTCGGCTCGACCCAAGCCATTATCGAGAACCTCGGAACAGGCGATGGCGATTTCCTCCAGGCCGTTGCGGATTCGCTCAAAAGCCAGTTCAAAGGGGTCGTGGTGCTCGGCAGCGCCTCGAACGGGGCCGTGGCCCTCGTGGCAACCGTCTCACCCGAGCTGGCCAAGCAAGTCCAAGCTGGCAAAATCATCCAGGCCATTGCCCCGATTGTCGGCGGCAAAGGCGGCGGGCGGCCAGACAATGCCCGCGGCGGCGGTAAAGACTCTTCTAAACTCAACGAAGCCCTCGCCAAAGCCGGCCAATTGCTGCACAGCCCTTAA
- a CDS encoding RNA polymerase sigma factor, which produces MNGLTDLELLREYAEHPAEAAFGELVRRHVDLVYSAALRMVRDAHLAEDVTQGVFVALSRSAGQLTSHPVLSGWLHRTTQNLAANTVRSEVRRHAREQEAAVMNDLLSTAPGAPWDEVDPQLDAALGELSETDRDALLLRYFEGKSADEIAQTLGTSQEAAQKRVSRAVDHLRELLAKRGVTAGAGGLAVLIAPNAVQAAPAGLALSITTSAAVAGTAVGTLITSTPAKALAMTTLQKTLIATALTVAIGVGTYQARQAALLRAQVKTLQQQLTSPSNQAKAKALATLQTKVEGLEVQNDQLSLALSKANTDKARLQTEREQARRSAALYKELVEQANSKDLNPTNEYPTQRHVWAAFGRMGRIGALSKEDDSKLSTDEKSALEAARTKALEDLPNLVKAAKQYDMGKSEDLQSNEMIDEVACLLYGALNLDEQQFNAVYGVMQKIQQEAKQKGLSKETPAPQAADAAKQIMEQFKTETQALLTPEQTRIFAEVVTHFQVEPGKFGYSFNF; this is translated from the coding sequence ATGAATGGTCTGACTGACCTGGAATTGTTGCGCGAATATGCCGAGCACCCCGCGGAGGCGGCCTTTGGCGAACTGGTGCGGCGGCATGTTGACCTTGTCTATTCCGCCGCCTTGCGCATGGTCCGGGATGCGCACCTCGCCGAAGACGTGACGCAAGGCGTGTTTGTTGCCCTATCGCGCAGCGCGGGGCAACTCACAAGTCACCCGGTCTTATCCGGCTGGCTGCATCGCACGACCCAAAACCTTGCGGCCAACACCGTCCGCTCAGAAGTGCGCCGCCACGCCCGCGAACAGGAGGCCGCTGTCATGAATGATTTGCTTTCCACCGCACCCGGCGCCCCATGGGATGAGGTTGACCCGCAGTTGGACGCCGCCCTGGGCGAATTGAGCGAAACGGACCGAGACGCGCTGCTGCTGCGCTATTTCGAGGGCAAATCGGCGGACGAAATAGCCCAGACCCTCGGCACGAGCCAAGAGGCGGCGCAAAAGCGCGTCAGCCGCGCGGTGGACCACCTGCGCGAATTGCTTGCCAAACGCGGGGTCACTGCCGGCGCTGGCGGGCTCGCTGTGCTCATCGCGCCCAACGCCGTCCAGGCTGCGCCCGCGGGTTTGGCCCTCTCGATAACCACTTCGGCAGCGGTGGCGGGCACAGCCGTCGGCACTCTCATAACCTCAACTCCCGCAAAGGCCCTTGCTATGACCACCCTGCAAAAGACCCTCATCGCCACAGCCCTGACCGTCGCGATTGGAGTGGGAACCTACCAGGCCCGCCAGGCCGCCCTCCTTCGTGCCCAGGTGAAGACACTCCAGCAGCAACTCACCTCACCCTCCAACCAGGCGAAGGCAAAAGCCCTCGCTACCCTCCAAACCAAGGTCGAAGGGCTGGAGGTTCAGAACGACCAACTGTCCCTCGCGCTCAGCAAGGCCAATACCGACAAGGCCCGCTTGCAAACGGAACGCGAACAGGCCCGGCGCAGCGCCGCCCTGTACAAGGAACTGGTCGAGCAAGCCAATTCCAAGGATTTGAACCCAACCAACGAGTATCCCACGCAACGGCACGTCTGGGCCGCTTTTGGCCGGATGGGCCGCATTGGGGCACTCTCGAAGGAGGATGACAGCAAGCTTTCAACGGATGAAAAATCCGCCCTCGAAGCGGCCCGGACGAAGGCCCTGGAGGACCTCCCTAACCTGGTGAAGGCCGCCAAACAATACGATATGGGCAAATCCGAGGACCTTCAATCCAATGAGATGATCGACGAAGTAGCCTGCTTGCTCTATGGAGCGCTCAATCTGGATGAGCAACAGTTCAACGCGGTGTACGGCGTGATGCAAAAAATCCAGCAAGAGGCCAAGCAAAAAGGTCTCTCGAAGGAGACGCCAGCACCGCAGGCCGCTGACGCGGCCAAACAGATTATGGAACAATTCAAGACGGAAACCCAAGCCCTCTTAACACCCGAACAAACCAGGATATTCGCTGAAGTTGTCACGCACTTTCAGGTCGAACCCGGCAAGTTCGGCTACAGCTTCAATTTTTAA
- a CDS encoding prepilin-type N-terminal cleavage/methylation domain-containing protein, giving the protein MKVRAPAFTLIELLVVIAIIAILAALLLPGLARAKAKAKDIACINNQKQVGLGLRMWANDQGDKYPWCVSYDKGGSMGSADWTDHFRVCSNELVTPKILVCPTDSAKQPGTNGWGPLRGDFNISFFAGTNSLDAKTFNVLIGDRNVLGGGGGLDPSWSVFLGTSIDAAWDRTLHNLRGNLGMGDGSSRRTTTPILRDVISAQIASGTTNVVFSKPRGVL; this is encoded by the coding sequence ATGAAAGTTCGCGCGCCTGCTTTTACTTTAATCGAGTTGCTGGTGGTGATTGCTATCATTGCCATCCTGGCGGCTTTGCTGCTTCCAGGGCTGGCGCGAGCCAAGGCAAAAGCCAAGGACATCGCCTGTATCAATAATCAAAAGCAAGTCGGGCTGGGCTTGCGGATGTGGGCCAATGATCAAGGAGACAAATACCCCTGGTGCGTGAGCTACGATAAAGGCGGCAGCATGGGGTCGGCAGACTGGACGGACCATTTCCGGGTCTGTTCGAACGAATTGGTGACCCCAAAAATCCTGGTGTGTCCAACAGATTCCGCCAAGCAGCCGGGCACTAATGGGTGGGGCCCCCTGCGAGGCGACTTCAACATCAGCTTTTTCGCCGGCACGAATTCGCTCGATGCCAAGACGTTCAATGTTCTCATAGGCGATCGTAACGTGCTGGGCGGTGGCGGGGGGCTCGACCCGTCCTGGAGCGTGTTTCTGGGGACCTCGATTGATGCCGCCTGGGACCGGACACTGCATAATTTGCGCGGCAATCTGGGCATGGGCGACGGAAGCTCGCGCCGCACCACGACGCCAATATTGCGAGACGTGATTAGCGCCCAAATCGCCTCGGGGACAACGAATGTAGTGTTCTCCAAACCGCGTGGAGTGCTTTGA
- a CDS encoding phosphodiester glycosidase family protein, producing the protein MMVTTQPILETQSPAMITSTAQGELNENNLLPSNGWLWKARQRLGLRQLSAAFAGMAGRMSSTRFPARLLFVCLWATALCKTQATTVLGPWVPLFKAVDWAVGTNTPDGTSLPHLQVVNALRVDLTDPDVRMFATPRTTNYVLNLYETGGLTTTNFLTTYTPQLVINANNFHDPNTLDSPSYTLPQWTKFVVTGELMTTGQVVSVQESATDAGTFMFTASNQPTFIPTNWPPASTAGQYTIVSGLYAVLVNGVNIAYPYTNSVDFVHQVNPRTGFGLSKDRRYLYMLTIDGRQSGYSDGAWDWETADWLALVGAWDGANMDGGGSTCLAIRDTTGHVVELNHDSASASYRVERTIGCHLGFFLKPVPAFINDVSALPDDTAATVTWTTLSPATTQVQYGPTTNLGFSTLLYSALVTNHAALLTGLAPGTGYYFKVLSSTGGNPYVSSNFFLITSNYAVTNAMFDLTNTWQYDTTNLDGINWTSPSYDDSAWDGSGPGVLWVDNRGPNAAIYVPLNTEMPLDPASGYPFRTYYLRTHFTFTNNLSGVSLLFQDFIDDGAVFYLNGTEIYRLRMAAAPALIQNSTLAIGYPCSGDATCPDNWAVTGPLTTNLVNGDNVLAAEVHNYNALSPDITFGLSLAITLPYVSNPPLGITVSNDTANLSWTRGGFTLQQANSLAGPWTDVPGPIVSSPYVTGFSNLATYFRLKK; encoded by the coding sequence ATGATGGTTACAACGCAGCCTATACTCGAGACCCAATCCCCGGCTATGATTACCAGTACAGCGCAAGGTGAACTGAACGAAAATAATCTCCTGCCAAGCAATGGATGGCTCTGGAAGGCGCGCCAGCGTCTTGGACTGCGGCAGCTCTCTGCCGCTTTTGCCGGCATGGCCGGCCGTATGAGTTCCACGAGGTTTCCTGCCCGTTTGCTCTTTGTCTGCCTGTGGGCGACGGCCCTCTGTAAAACCCAGGCGACAACCGTTCTGGGCCCATGGGTGCCTCTATTCAAAGCGGTGGATTGGGCGGTAGGGACCAATACCCCTGACGGGACAAGCCTGCCCCACCTGCAGGTCGTCAACGCCCTCCGAGTGGACCTGACGGACCCCGATGTGCGGATGTTCGCAACGCCGAGGACGACGAATTACGTGCTCAATTTATATGAGACCGGCGGACTCACGACTACAAATTTCCTCACGACCTACACCCCGCAGCTCGTGATAAATGCCAATAATTTCCATGACCCCAACACGCTCGATTCTCCCAGCTATACCCTTCCCCAATGGACCAAGTTCGTCGTGACTGGGGAATTGATGACCACTGGCCAGGTTGTGTCCGTGCAGGAAAGTGCGACCGATGCCGGGACTTTCATGTTCACCGCATCCAATCAGCCGACGTTCATCCCAACAAATTGGCCGCCAGCTTCAACCGCTGGGCAGTACACTATCGTTTCCGGGCTTTACGCGGTCCTGGTCAACGGTGTCAACATTGCTTACCCATACACCAACAGCGTGGATTTTGTTCATCAGGTTAACCCCCGAACTGGTTTCGGGCTCTCGAAGGACCGGCGTTATCTGTATATGCTGACCATTGACGGACGGCAGTCAGGCTACAGCGATGGGGCATGGGATTGGGAAACGGCAGATTGGCTCGCGCTGGTGGGGGCCTGGGACGGGGCCAATATGGACGGAGGCGGTTCGACCTGTTTGGCAATCCGCGATACGACAGGCCATGTGGTGGAACTCAATCATGACAGCGCCTCGGCTTCTTACAGGGTCGAGCGGACGATAGGCTGTCATCTGGGCTTTTTTCTCAAACCGGTCCCTGCCTTCATCAATGATGTCTCGGCCCTGCCCGACGATACGGCAGCCACGGTCACCTGGACAACTCTGAGTCCTGCGACGACCCAGGTGCAATACGGGCCGACAACCAACCTGGGGTTTTCGACGCTATTATACTCGGCTCTGGTCACAAACCATGCTGCTTTGCTCACTGGGCTTGCTCCAGGCACAGGCTACTACTTCAAAGTCCTGTCCTCTACAGGCGGGAATCCCTATGTCTCGTCGAACTTCTTTCTGATTACGTCGAACTATGCCGTCACAAATGCCATGTTCGATCTGACCAATACCTGGCAATACGACACAACCAATCTCGATGGAATCAACTGGACCTCACCTTCCTATGATGACTCAGCCTGGGACGGATCGGGACCGGGAGTGCTGTGGGTGGATAACCGGGGGCCAAACGCGGCGATTTATGTGCCGCTGAATACTGAGATGCCACTGGACCCAGCAAGCGGCTATCCGTTTCGCACCTATTATTTGCGCACGCATTTCACTTTTACCAATAATCTATCCGGCGTTTCGCTTTTGTTTCAGGATTTTATTGATGACGGCGCCGTGTTTTATCTCAACGGCACTGAAATCTACCGATTGCGAATGGCTGCTGCGCCTGCGCTGATTCAAAACTCGACCTTAGCGATAGGTTACCCATGCAGCGGCGATGCAACTTGCCCGGATAATTGGGCTGTGACAGGCCCCCTGACAACCAACCTTGTCAATGGCGATAACGTGCTGGCTGCCGAGGTGCACAATTACAATGCCCTCAGCCCGGATATCACCTTTGGCCTCTCGCTCGCCATCACCCTGCCGTACGTTTCGAATCCGCCTCTTGGCATCACCGTCTCGAATGATACCGCGAATCTGAGTTGGACCCGCGGCGGCTTTACCCTTCAACAAGCCAACAGCCTGGCAGGGCCATGGACGGATGTCCCCGGGCCAATCGTCAGCAGCCCCTATGTGACTGGCTTCTCAAATCTGGCGACCTATTTTCGGTTGAAAAAGTAG
- a CDS encoding substrate-binding domain-containing protein — protein MRNLNIKPCFAIVLALGLCASARAQTLNIQLTDSLAGVGKRLSRAYMEGHPGLKIQTTAGSLEAALDALDRKEAPIILLPRAIRYKEARACQEALGKRPDEYKIGVEGVAVYVNTANPVKALTYEELEAVFTGKYTNWKLVGGDDGAVNVYSQNTNAAWAELFRDEVLNGKPVVVSQVTAPAGAEPTQAVASDNQGIAIGPLAKLQGARPLEVKRVVSSTPVEPNQENISNRIYPITRYLYAYVGPLGTEPRMTAFVEWIRSEAGQQVIQQAGFYPLPAKLRSGR, from the coding sequence ATGAGGAACTTAAACATCAAACCATGCTTTGCTATCGTGCTGGCGCTCGGCCTTTGCGCCTCAGCGCGCGCGCAAACCCTCAATATCCAGCTCACAGACAGTCTGGCCGGCGTGGGCAAGAGGTTGTCCCGCGCGTATATGGAGGGACATCCCGGGCTAAAGATACAGACAACTGCAGGCAGTCTCGAGGCCGCCCTTGACGCGCTTGACCGCAAAGAGGCGCCGATCATTCTCTTGCCTCGGGCTATCCGCTATAAGGAGGCTCGGGCGTGCCAGGAGGCCTTGGGCAAGCGCCCCGATGAATACAAAATCGGCGTAGAAGGTGTCGCCGTTTATGTCAATACGGCCAATCCGGTGAAGGCGCTGACCTACGAAGAACTTGAGGCGGTATTCACAGGCAAATACACGAATTGGAAGCTGGTAGGTGGTGACGATGGCGCCGTCAATGTTTACAGTCAAAACACCAATGCGGCCTGGGCCGAGTTGTTTCGGGATGAGGTCCTTAACGGCAAACCGGTTGTCGTATCTCAAGTGACTGCTCCCGCTGGCGCAGAGCCAACACAGGCGGTTGCTTCAGATAACCAAGGCATCGCAATAGGGCCGCTCGCAAAGTTGCAGGGCGCCCGCCCACTCGAAGTCAAGCGGGTCGTTTCCTCAACGCCTGTGGAACCTAACCAGGAAAACATTTCAAACCGGATTTATCCGATTACTCGTTACCTCTATGCATACGTCGGCCCGCTGGGCACGGAACCGAGGATGACCGCCTTTGTGGAGTGGATTCGAAGCGAGGCCGGCCAGCAAGTGATTCAGCAAGCCGGCTTTTACCCGCTCCCAGCTAAGTTAAGGAGTGGGCGCTAG